DNA sequence from the Sphingomonas bisphenolicum genome:
AAGGCGAGCAGCAGGAGGCGCCGACCGGGGCGGACACGCCCCTGCCCGGCTTCTTCCGCACCATTTTCGGCGCGCTGTCGGACATTCCGCGCGAACAGCCGATCCGCGACAATCTGGAGGCGATCGACCGGCACAGCACGCGCATCCGGCGGATGCGGCGGATATTGGACGCGCTGCGTCCCGGCATCGAGACGGAGGTGGAGAGCGCGATCGGCAAGATGCTGTTCCTGGACCGGCCGACGCCCGCGCGCCTGTCCGCCTGGCGCGCCAAGGCGCAGCAGCGGGCGGCGAGCGCGGCGGGCTTTGCCTATCCGGCCTATGGGCACCTGAAATTGTCGGGCATCGTCGAATCGCTCTGCGCGCTGCTGTTCCGCCTGAGCGGCGAAGACAGCGCCATGATGCGCGAAAGCTATCGCCAGGCGATCTGGGCCGATATCCGCAAGGATGGCGCCGACCAGTTGAGCGCGGAGAGCGGTTCGGCCTCCGCCCCGGTCGCCTTCTTCCGCGCCCACGACCTGGCCTTTCGCATCCGCCGCCTGCGCTATCTGGCGCGGCGGTTGGCCGACACGCTGGAACTGGACGCGCAGGCCGACGATCCTGCGGTGCAGGGGATGCACGACGCCATCTATGGCGCGCTGACGCTCTATGCCGAATGCGAGGATAGCGACTTCCATGGCGCCGACGTCGCCGCGGCGGCCAAGGCGGTGTCGACCGATGCCGCCGCCGCGCTGGCGGCGGTGGCACAGGCGCGGGGGTTGAAGGCGCGGGACGAGGCGGCCGACCAGATGCTGGCGGACGCCTTCGCGGCGCTGCCCAAGACGGGGCGCCGGACGATGCTGCTCGCCTATCTGGGCTTTCCCTTCACCGATATCGCCACCCTACCGTTGCTCCAGGGTGACACTCTGGATGAATATGATCCGGTGAAAGTCGACCGGATTTCGCCGGAAGATTGTGGCGCGATACGCGGCGGTGGCGCGGCCGCCACACTCAAGGGCATTGAATTCAACAACTTCGGCGCGTTCTTTAGCAGGGTCTATCGCGAGAATGACTATCTGTGGGGCCGATTGCACGGCGCCGAGCGGCTTCTGGACATCGTGATTTCGGCAATGCCCGCAGCAAGCCGTCTTTCGCCCGACGCTCTGGCCGACTATAGGCGGGCCGCGTTTCTGGCGATCCTGGACGAAGAAGAGTCGCGGCTGCCCCATGTAGCCGATTTGATCGCCAGCTTGCGGGAGGAGATCGGGTGAGCGGGCGTTTGGGTCTGGTTCCTGTGGTGCTGATGCTGGCCCTGGCGGCCGGCTGTCGCGGCTCGTCCGCCGACAGTGCACAGGCCGACAATGGCGCTGCGCCGCCAGTCGCCACCGTCGCCACGATCGAGCCGGATCCCGCCCCGCTGCTGCCCGCGGCCGAACCGGTGGCGAAGCCGGTGAAGGCATCGCCGCTCGTGACGGTCCGCGCTCAGCCTGCGCCGCGCAACACGCTGGACCTGCCGCCGTCCGACGATGGCGGGTCGGCGCTGCCCTTCCCGCAGGAAGTCACGGCCTTCATGGTGGACCGCGACGGGTGCGACCATTTCCGCGGCGAAGAACCCTATGACGCCGAACGACGCGCCTATATCGCCGAAAATATCGCCGAATTGTGCAGCGGCACCGACGCGAAGCTGGCGATGCTGCGGCGGCGCTATGCAGGCGATCGATCTGTGACGGCGGCCTTGCGGGGCTATGAGGACCGGATCGAGGGCGTCTCCAACTATTGAATGCTCAATCCGCCAGCGCGTCGATCGCATGGGCGAGGTCGATGTCGCGTTGTGACAGGCCGCCCGCGTCATGGGTGGTGAGAAGAATGTCCACCCGGTTATAGACGTTCGACCATTCGGGATGATGATCCGCCTTTTCGGCCAGGATCGCGACCCGCGTCATGAAGCCGAAGGCGCCGACGAAATCGATGAAGGTGAAGCGGCGCGATATCCCTTCCGGCTCCGCCACGCTGGTCCATTGCGGCAGGTCAGCCAGCGCGACGGCGCGATCCTCTTCGCTCAGTTTGCCAATCATGTCCCTATCCTCATGAAATGCCTTGGGGCCTGAAATGCCTTAGGTTATGTGGCAGGCATGTCGCACCCCGGTCAACCGCTCCGCTTCGCCCCGACCCCCCAGGAGATCGAGACGCTCGCGCTGGAGGCGCTCAGCCGCCTGCCCGACCCGTTCAACGCGCATCTGTCCGATGTCGTGCTGTTCGTGGAGGAGTTCGCGCCAGCCGACATTTTGAAGGAGATGGAGATTGACGACCCTTTCGGCCTGACCGGTCTGTATAGCGGCCGTCCGGTGGGCCAGGAGGCGCAGACCGGGGACGTGCCCCCGACCGTCCATCTGTTCCGCCGCCCGCTGCTCGACGAATGGGTCGAAACCGGCGTGCCGCTCGACGCGCTCATCACCCATGTCGTGGTGCATGAGATCGGCCATCATTTCGGCCTGTCCGACATCGATATGCATGTGCTGGAGGATATGGTCGCCTCATGAGCGGGGCGGCGCTGCGCCTGCACGGGCTGGCCTGCCTGCGCGGGGGGCGGATGCTGTTCCGGGACGTGAACCTGGCGCTGGCGCCGGGCGGCGGGGCGCTGCTGACCGGCCCCAATGGCGTGGGCAAGTCCAGCCTGTTGCGAGTCATTGCCGGGCTGCTGCCGGCCTTTGCCGGCACGGTGGAGCGAACCGGCGGGATCGCGCTGACCGACGAGCGTCTGGCGCTGGACGCCGACCTGCCGCTGCGCCCAGCGCTCGATTTCTGGGCTAGGCTGGATCGGGCCGACGGCCACGCGGTGGCGGCGGCGCTGGACGCGATGGCGCTGACGGCGCTGGCCGAGGTGCCGGTGCGGATGCTGTCGACCGGGCAACGCAAGCGCGCGATGCTGGCGAGGGTGATCGCCAGCGGGGCCGCGATCTGGCTGCTCGACGAGCCGGGCAACGGGCTGGACACGGCGTCCACGGCGTTGCTGGGCGCGGCGGTGGCGACGCATCTGGCGGCAGGCGGGATCGTAGTCGCAGCCTCCCACCAGCCGCTGCCGATCGACGCGCCGGTGCTGATCGCGCTGGGCGACTATCAGGCGGAGCCGGCATGAGGCTGCTCTGGCTGCTCGCCGCGCGGGATTTGCGCCAGGCCTGGGCGTCGGCGGGGCTGTGGCTGCCGGTCGCGTTCCTGTTGCTGGTCGCCAGCCTCTACCCCTTTGCGGTCGGGCCGGATGCCGCGCTGCTGGGGCGCACCGGCGGCGGGATGCTGTGGATCGCAGCCCTGCTCGCCAGCCTGTTGCCGGTCGACCGGCTGGTCGCGCCGGACCGGGACAGCGGCGTGCTGGACCAGATCGCGCTGCGCGGCATCGGCGAGGAAATGGTGGTGATCGCCCGGCTGGCGGCGCATTGGCTGGGCTTCGGCCCGCCGCTGATGATCGCCACCCTGCCCGCCGCGGCGCTGCTGAAGCTGGACGGGGCGACGATCATGCAACTGGAGATCGGGCTGTTGATCGGCACGCCCGCGCTGGCGGCGCTGGGGCTGCTGGTGGCGACGCTGACCGCCGGGCTGCGATCGAGCGGCGCGCTCGCGGGATTGCTGGCGCTGCCGCTGGCGGTGCCGCTGCTGATCTTCGGCGCAGGGACGCTGGGCGACGACAGCGGCGCGGCGTTGAAGTTCCTGGGCGCGGCGTCGCTGCTTCTGGTCGCGATCACGCCCTTCGCCGGCGGGGCGGCGATCAGGGCCGGGCGGGAATAGGCATTTCGCGACGCGGCCTCCGTTCATTGACGAACGGCGGCGAATCTGGCAGTTTCCCTTACGGCAGCCGAGAAAACATCGGCGCCAGGAGAGGATGCCCATGAACCGAATTCAAACGAATTCCGGAAATCTTTTTCATGCGCTTTTGATGCGATGCCTGGCGGACCAGCATCAGCCCACCGACGAGGAGATCGACCTTGTCGCCGGCAAGATCTGGCATGAGAGCCGCGGATCGGCGACCGGCCAGCCCTGGCTGGATGTGGCGCGGGGCAGCGATGCGCACCGGCAGATGGTCGATGCGGCCATGATGGCGCTCACCCCTTGCGCGCGGGAGCCGGTCCCGCTGCGATAGCCGCGGCGACCTCCCTGCCGAGCGGCCCAATGCCCTCTCCTTTTGACCGGGACGCGGACACGCGCCGCCGTCCCCTCCTCCCTTCCGCCCGCTCGACATCCCCCTGCCCTTGCGCCAAAGGCGGCGGATGTTCGGTATCGTCGCATCCATTCTGTTCGTCCTGATCTGGTCCACCGGCTTCATCGTCGCGCGGGCGGTGGTGCCGCATGGGGCGCCAGAACTGATCCTGGCGGTGCGGCTGACCGCGACGACGCTGCTGCTGGGCGGGTGCGCGCTCTATGCGCGGCAGGCGTGGCCGCGGGGGCGACGGCTGGGATTGCACCTGGCGGCAGGGGCGATGCTGCATGGCCTGTACCTGACCGTAAGCTGGTGGGCCGTGAGCCGGGGGATGCCGGCCGGGATCATGTCGCTGCTGGGCGCGACCCAGCCGCTGATGGTCGCGGTGGCGAGCGTCGCACTTTTGGGCGAACGCTTGCCGGGGCGGAGTTGGGCGGGCCTCGCCATCGCGATCGGCGGGGTGGTGTGCGTGTTGTTGCCGGCACTGGAGCGCAGCGGCGCCGGCGCGATCGGTCTGGTGCCGGTGGTGGCGGGTGTGATCGCGGTCATCGCCATGACCGGCGGAACGCTGATCCAGCGCGGCGCGATCGCCGGTGATCCGATCCTGATGTCGGGCGCGGCACAGAATCTGGGCGGCGCGCTGGTGGCGATCGCCGCAACGCTGATCGTTGGGGAATGGCGCTGGGACAATGACCCGCTATTGTGGATCGGCCTTGGCTGGTCGGTGCTGGGGCTGTCGGCAGCGGGGCTGTCGCTGCTCGTGTGGCTGGTGCGGCATCAGGGGCCGACGCGCATGTCTATGCTGTTGCTGCTGGTGCCGCCGCTGGCCGCCATCGAGGCATGGCTGCTGTTCGGCGAGCGGCTGGGGCCGGTGCAGCTTGTCGGGTTCGCGCTGGCGCTGGGCGGCGTGCTGCTCGGGCGGTCGCAGGGAAAGAAGATGACTGGGGTGGTGGAGCCGGCTTGATCTGCACGGGCTTGGACTAGCCCGTCACCGAACCGTCATCTTCTGCAACATCGCTGTCATGATCGCGCGATAAGGGACGACATGAGCAAGCGCCCGCCTTCCCTCCCCGCCCAGGCCAATGACATGCGAATGCAGATGGCGCTGCGGCAGATCGATTTCGGCGCTGCGCCGCGCGCGGCAGCGGTGCCCGCGCCCAAGCCGCAGACGGCCGAAGATGCGCTAGCGCTCAAGCGGCGCGACTGGCTGCTGGCGGTGCAGGAGCGGCAGCGGGCGTTGTCGCCCTATGCTTCGGGTCTGCTGACCGCGGAAAATCTGTCGGGCGAGGATTTCCTGCACAGCTTCTACGCGCCGGGTCGGCCGGTGCTGATCAAGGGTGCGATGGCCGGATGGCCGGCGCTGGAGCGCTGGACGCCCGACTATCTGGCCGAGACGGTCGGCGACGCCGAGATCGAATATCAGGGCGGGCGATCACGTGCGCAGGATTATGAGCTGAAGAAGGATAGGCACCGCAAGCGCGCGCCCTTCCGCCAGTTCATCGCTCTGGCGCGGGCGGGTGGCAACGACGCCTATCTGACCGCGTCGAACAGCGCCGCCAATGCGCCGGCGCTGGCGCCGCTGGCGGCGGACCTGGGGCATCTCGACGCCTATCTGACGCGCGCGCCGGGGATGCTGTGGATCGGCGGCGAAGGCACGTTCACGCCGCTGCACTTCGACCTGACCAACAATCTGCTGGCACAGGTGACGGGGACCAAGCGCGTGATCCTGATCCCGCCGTCGCAAACGCAGCGGCTGGCGCACAAGTCGCATGTCTTCAGCGAGGTGCGCGACGTCACCGACCCTGCCCGGCTGGCGCTCCATCCGCAGGCGCGCGACGTGCTACGCTATGAGGTGCTGCTGACGCCGGGCGACCTGCTATTCGTGCCCATAGGCTGGTGGCATCAGGTGCGGTCGGAAAGCTTCGCGACCATGCTGACTTATACCGGCTTCCATTGGGAGAATGCCGGGCATGAGAGCTATCCGGCGGGGTGATGTCCATCGGCATTGCGAAGGGATTTCAGCCCTCGCGCAATTGCTCGTGGTGGCGGATCACCTCGTCGATGATGAAGCGCAGGAATTTTTCGGTGAAATCGGGGTCGAGCTTCGCGTCGAGCGCCAACTGGCGCAGGCGGGTGATCTGGCGCTCTTCCCGGCCGGGGTCGGCGGGGGGCAGGTCGTGAGTCGCCTTATATTCGCCCACGGCCTGCGTGACCTTGAACCGTTCGGCCAGCATGAACACCAGCGCCGCGTCGATATTGTCGATGCTTTCGCGATAGCGGTTCAAAGTCTCGTCCACTTGGGCCTCCGGTTCCAGATGGCGCGCTTTTTGCCGCATCCGGCGCGTCGCGCAAGCTATTCCCGCTTGCCTTTCACATTTTGCGCCGCCACATGAGCGCGGTCATGACAGCACCCGCCCCCGGTAACGTCCACCCGATCGGCCGCGCCACAGCCGCGCCTTCGCTCGCCCCCATCATGGCGCTCGTCGCCGACGGCATGAACCAGGTCAATGCCGTGATCCTGGACCGGATGCAGTCGCGCATCCCGCTGATCCCGGAACTGGCCGGCCACCTGATCGCGGGCGGCGGCAAGCGATTGCGGCCGATGCTGACCTTGGCCTGCGCCGATCTGGTCGGCTACGCCGGGTCGCGCCATTACAAATTGTCCGCCGCCGTGGAGTTCATCCACACCGCCACGCTGCTGCACGACGATGTGGTCGATGGATCGGGGCTGCGTCGCGGGCGCAAGACCGCCAACATCATCTGGGGCAACAGCGCCAGCGTGCTGGTGGGCGACTTCCTCTTCTCCCGCTCGTTCGAGCTGATGGTCGAGGCGGAGTCGCTCAAGGTCTTGAAGATTCTGGCCAATGCGTCGGCGGTGATCGCGGAGGGCGAGGTCAACCAATTGACCGCGCAGCGCAAGATCGACACCAGCGAAGAACAATATCTCGACATCATCGGCGCCAAGACCGCCGCTTTGTTCGCCGCCGCCTGCCGCATTTCTGCCGTGGTCGCCGACCGTGACGAGGCGGAGGAGCAGGCGCTGGACGTCTATGGCCGCAATCTGGGCATCGCCTTCCAGTTGATCGACGATGCGATCGATTATGAATCGGACGGCGCGACCATGGGCAAGGATGCGGGCGACGATTTCCGCGACGGCAAGGTGACCCTGCCGGTCATCCTGGCCTATGCGCGTGGGGATGAGGCGGATCGCGCTTTCTGGAAGGCGGCGATCGCGGGCCACAAGATCAGCGACGAAGACCTGGCCCATGCAACCGGCCTGCTCCGCCAGACCGGGGCGATCGCCGACACGCTGGCGCGCGCGCGCCATTATGGCCAGCGCGCGATCGACGCGCTGGGGCGGTTCGATGCCGGCAAGGCCAAGGCGGCCCTTACCGAAGCGGTCGAGTTCGCTATAGCGCGGGCCTATTGAGGAGACGGGCGGCGTCGCTCGTTTCCTAGCCCGTTCGGGCTGAGCCTGTCGCAGCCCATTTCTTTCATCCCAAAGAAGAGAAGCCCTTCGACAGGCTCAGGGCAAACGGGAACGATAACAAGGCCCGTCACTGCATGATCCTCTCCCCCGAAACCATCGCCTTCCTCATGGCCGCAGCAACGATGGCAGGCTGTATCGACGCGATGGCGGGCGGCGGCGGGCTCATCACCCTGCCCGCGCTGATGGCCGCCGGGATACCGCCGGTGCAGGCGGTGGCGACCAACAAGCTGCAAAGCTGTTTCGGCACGTTCGGCGCCTGTATCGCCTATGCCCGGCGCGGGCATATGGACCTCAAAACCTACAAGGCGCCGATCGCCGCCGCCTTTATCGGGTCGGTGGGCGGCGCATGGCTGTTGCAGCGGGTCGATCCGTCGATCCTGGCCGGGCTGATGCCTGCGCTGCTGATCGCGATGGCCGCCTATTTCACCTTCTCGCCCAAGCTGGGCGACGCCGATCGCCATGCGCGGGTCGGCATGGCGGGCCTGACGGGCCTTGTCGGCGTAGTCGGCTTCTATGACGGCTTTTTCGGGCCGGGCGCGGGCGCCTTCTACACCACCATATTGCTGGCGCTGGGCGGCCTGTCGATCCTGCGCGCCACGGCCCAGACCAAGGCGGCGAATTTCGCGAGCAATGTCGCCGGGCTGCTGACGATGCTGGCGGGCGGGCATGTGCTGTGGGTCGCGGGACTGGCCATGGCGGTCGGCAGCATCACCGGCGGCCAGATCGGGTCGCATCTGGCGATGCGCTTCGGGTCGCGGCTGATCAAGCCGCTGCTGATCGTCATGTCGCTGGCGCTGACCGCCAAGATGCTACTGGACCCGAAAAACCCGATCCATATCTATCTGTTCGGGTAACAGCCCTTGCGTCACCCGCTTCTCGACAGGCTCGAAGCGAACGGAAATTATTCTGCCTGCAAGAGCGTCGCCACACGACGGTGCAGTTCGTCCACGGCGAAGGGCTTGGTCAGCACTTCCATGCCATGTTCGATATGGCCGTGGTTCAGCACGGCGTTTTCGGCATAGCCGGTGACGAACAATATTCGCAAGTCGGGGCGCAGCATGCGGGCGGCGTCGGCGACCTGGCGGCCATTGAGGCCACCGGGCAGGCCGACATCGGTGATGAGCAGGTCGATCCGACCACGGGATTCCAGAATGCGCAGGCCCGACGGACCATCCGCCGCCTCCAGGCAATGATAGCCCAGGTCGCCGAGCGCATCGACGATCAGCATCCGCACCGACGGTTCGTCGTCGATCACCAGCACCGTCTCGCCCGCTTCCGCCTCGACCGCCGGTTCGGCGATGTCGGGCGCATCCACATCCTCCTCGCCGCGATGGCGGGGCAGGTAGATGCACACCATCGTGCCGTCGCCCGGTTCGGAATAGATGCGGACATGGCCGTTGCTCTGGCGCGCGAAGCCATAGACCATGGATAGGCCGAGGCCCGTGCCCTGCCCGATCGGCTTTGTGGTGAAGAACGGATCGAACACCCGATCCAAAATCGCCTTGTCGATGCCGGTCCCGGTATCGCTGGTGCAGACGGTGACATATTGGCCGGGCGTCAGGCCATGCTCGCGCGCGGTGCGATCGTCCAGCCAGCGATTGCCCGTCTCGATCGTGATCTTGCCGCCAACCGGCATCGCGTCGCGGGCGTTGATGCAGAGGTTGAGCAGCGCATTTTCAAGCTGGTTCGCGTCGACCAGGGCGGGCCACAGGCCGGAGGCGGCGATCGTCTGCACCTCGATCTGCGGACCGACGGTGCGCCGGACCAGTTCGGAAAAATCGCCGAGCAGCCGGTTGATGACGGTCGGTTTGGGGGTGAGCGTCTGGCGGCGGGAGAAGGCGAGCAGGCGATGTGTGAGCGCCGCGGCGCGGCGGGTCGCGCCCTGCCCGGCGGTCAGATATTTGTCGATATCCCCCGTGCGGCCCTGCGCCAGCCGGACGCCGATCATTTCGAACGCGCCGGAAATGCCGGCCAGAAGATTGTTGAAATCATGGGCGAGGCCGCCGGTCAGTTGCCCGACCGCCTCCATCTTTTGCGCCTGGCGCAGCGCGCTTTCCGCCTCTTCCCGCTCGGCCAGCGCCTGTTCGATCCGCAATTCCAGCGTTTCGTTGAGGTCGTGCAGCGCCTTTTGCGCCTTCACCTGTGCGCTGATGTCCTTGAACAGGACCGCGACCTGCCGGTTTTCGAACGGGCCGACCCGGAAGGAAGAGACGTCGAGATAATGGCCGGTCTTTTCCAGTTCGCGCTGAAAGCGGATCGGCTTGCCCGTCCGCAGGACGCCGCCATAAAGTTCGACCCAGCCATCG
Encoded proteins:
- a CDS encoding patatin-like protein is translated as MKERELRLALVCYGGISLAIYMHGITKEVWHLARASRAFHEGAPGGGGSETVYAQVLAAMEAASGVRLRVMPDIIAGASAGGINGIFLAQAIETGQSLEPLTRMWLDNADVDRLLDPDARPARAMTKFWATPLVWMAARRPGDAVERTVAPDTREEVRMKLSRFIRSRWFEPPFGGEIFSTMLIDAFDAMAATGNGPPLLPDGHPLDLFVTVTDFEGHPQSLNLNSPPQVIETEHRLSIGFKARGRGERPFADPAELVFAARATASFPGAFPPFTVRELDRVLKRRHRAWPTRDAFLGRALPRHAARGTAEDAVLIDGSVLANAPFAQAIGALRNRPSRREVDRRFVYIDPKPGHRSIRLNKEGEQQEAPTGADTPLPGFFRTIFGALSDIPREQPIRDNLEAIDRHSTRIRRMRRILDALRPGIETEVESAIGKMLFLDRPTPARLSAWRAKAQQRAASAAGFAYPAYGHLKLSGIVESLCALLFRLSGEDSAMMRESYRQAIWADIRKDGADQLSAESGSASAPVAFFRAHDLAFRIRRLRYLARRLADTLELDAQADDPAVQGMHDAIYGALTLYAECEDSDFHGADVAAAAKAVSTDAAAALAAVAQARGLKARDEAADQMLADAFAALPKTGRRTMLLAYLGFPFTDIATLPLLQGDTLDEYDPVKVDRISPEDCGAIRGGGAAATLKGIEFNNFGAFFSRVYRENDYLWGRLHGAERLLDIVISAMPAASRLSPDALADYRRAAFLAILDEEESRLPHVADLIASLREEIG
- a CDS encoding 4a-hydroxytetrahydrobiopterin dehydratase translates to MIGKLSEEDRAVALADLPQWTSVAEPEGISRRFTFIDFVGAFGFMTRVAILAEKADHHPEWSNVYNRVDILLTTHDAGGLSQRDIDLAHAIDALAD
- a CDS encoding metallopeptidase family protein, whose product is MSHPGQPLRFAPTPQEIETLALEALSRLPDPFNAHLSDVVLFVEEFAPADILKEMEIDDPFGLTGLYSGRPVGQEAQTGDVPPTVHLFRRPLLDEWVETGVPLDALITHVVVHEIGHHFGLSDIDMHVLEDMVAS
- the ccmA gene encoding heme ABC exporter ATP-binding protein CcmA; translated protein: MSGAALRLHGLACLRGGRMLFRDVNLALAPGGGALLTGPNGVGKSSLLRVIAGLLPAFAGTVERTGGIALTDERLALDADLPLRPALDFWARLDRADGHAVAAALDAMALTALAEVPVRMLSTGQRKRAMLARVIASGAAIWLLDEPGNGLDTASTALLGAAVATHLAAGGIVVAASHQPLPIDAPVLIALGDYQAEPA
- a CDS encoding heme exporter protein CcmB, with translation MRLLWLLAARDLRQAWASAGLWLPVAFLLLVASLYPFAVGPDAALLGRTGGGMLWIAALLASLLPVDRLVAPDRDSGVLDQIALRGIGEEMVVIARLAAHWLGFGPPLMIATLPAAALLKLDGATIMQLEIGLLIGTPALAALGLLVATLTAGLRSSGALAGLLALPLAVPLLIFGAGTLGDDSGAALKFLGAASLLLVAITPFAGGAAIRAGRE
- a CDS encoding DMT family transporter — encoded protein: MFGIVASILFVLIWSTGFIVARAVVPHGAPELILAVRLTATTLLLGGCALYARQAWPRGRRLGLHLAAGAMLHGLYLTVSWWAVSRGMPAGIMSLLGATQPLMVAVASVALLGERLPGRSWAGLAIAIGGVVCVLLPALERSGAGAIGLVPVVAGVIAVIAMTGGTLIQRGAIAGDPILMSGAAQNLGGALVAIAATLIVGEWRWDNDPLLWIGLGWSVLGLSAAGLSLLVWLVRHQGPTRMSMLLLLVPPLAAIEAWLLFGERLGPVQLVGFALALGGVLLGRSQGKKMTGVVEPA
- a CDS encoding cupin-like domain-containing protein; its protein translation is MSKRPPSLPAQANDMRMQMALRQIDFGAAPRAAAVPAPKPQTAEDALALKRRDWLLAVQERQRALSPYASGLLTAENLSGEDFLHSFYAPGRPVLIKGAMAGWPALERWTPDYLAETVGDAEIEYQGGRSRAQDYELKKDRHRKRAPFRQFIALARAGGNDAYLTASNSAANAPALAPLAADLGHLDAYLTRAPGMLWIGGEGTFTPLHFDLTNNLLAQVTGTKRVILIPPSQTQRLAHKSHVFSEVRDVTDPARLALHPQARDVLRYEVLLTPGDLLFVPIGWWHQVRSESFATMLTYTGFHWENAGHESYPAG
- a CDS encoding chorismate mutase, whose translation is MDETLNRYRESIDNIDAALVFMLAERFKVTQAVGEYKATHDLPPADPGREERQITRLRQLALDAKLDPDFTEKFLRFIIDEVIRHHEQLREG
- a CDS encoding polyprenyl synthetase family protein; the protein is MTAPAPGNVHPIGRATAAPSLAPIMALVADGMNQVNAVILDRMQSRIPLIPELAGHLIAGGGKRLRPMLTLACADLVGYAGSRHYKLSAAVEFIHTATLLHDDVVDGSGLRRGRKTANIIWGNSASVLVGDFLFSRSFELMVEAESLKVLKILANASAVIAEGEVNQLTAQRKIDTSEEQYLDIIGAKTAALFAAACRISAVVADRDEAEEQALDVYGRNLGIAFQLIDDAIDYESDGATMGKDAGDDFRDGKVTLPVILAYARGDEADRAFWKAAIAGHKISDEDLAHATGLLRQTGAIADTLARARHYGQRAIDALGRFDAGKAKAALTEAVEFAIARAY
- a CDS encoding TSUP family transporter, whose product is MILSPETIAFLMAAATMAGCIDAMAGGGGLITLPALMAAGIPPVQAVATNKLQSCFGTFGACIAYARRGHMDLKTYKAPIAAAFIGSVGGAWLLQRVDPSILAGLMPALLIAMAAYFTFSPKLGDADRHARVGMAGLTGLVGVVGFYDGFFGPGAGAFYTTILLALGGLSILRATAQTKAANFASNVAGLLTMLAGGHVLWVAGLAMAVGSITGGQIGSHLAMRFGSRLIKPLLIVMSLALTAKMLLDPKNPIHIYLFG
- a CDS encoding ATP-binding protein codes for the protein MDSLIGDAERYRILFETMEDGFCIIEFFDGPHGPLSDYIHVEANPAYERNAGIPNVVGQKLREMVPDEADGWVELYGGVLRTGKPIRFQRELEKTGHYLDVSSFRVGPFENRQVAVLFKDISAQVKAQKALHDLNETLELRIEQALAEREEAESALRQAQKMEAVGQLTGGLAHDFNNLLAGISGAFEMIGVRLAQGRTGDIDKYLTAGQGATRRAAALTHRLLAFSRRQTLTPKPTVINRLLGDFSELVRRTVGPQIEVQTIAASGLWPALVDANQLENALLNLCINARDAMPVGGKITIETGNRWLDDRTAREHGLTPGQYVTVCTSDTGTGIDKAILDRVFDPFFTTKPIGQGTGLGLSMVYGFARQSNGHVRIYSEPGDGTMVCIYLPRHRGEEDVDAPDIAEPAVEAEAGETVLVIDDEPSVRMLIVDALGDLGYHCLEAADGPSGLRILESRGRIDLLITDVGLPGGLNGRQVADAARMLRPDLRILFVTGYAENAVLNHGHIEHGMEVLTKPFAVDELHRRVATLLQAE